A stretch of Lysobacter sp. K5869 DNA encodes these proteins:
- a CDS encoding transposase: MPRLPRIDLPGIPQHVIQRGNDRQPCFFQGVDYVRYMGELKELSVRSGCVIHAYVLMTNHVHLLLTPSQVGQVSALMQALGRRYVRYVNDRYGRTGTLWEGRYKSCPVDNETYVLSCYRYIELNPVRAAMVAAPGDYRWSSVRSNAEGVHDALIRPHPSYLGLSLDDDSRRKVYRELVGSSITAEELQLIRLRLQRQHALGSDRFREMIEAQLQRLAGPAKIGRPRKVCASKEDGVENSF, from the coding sequence ATGCCTCGTCTGCCCCGGATCGATTTGCCCGGTATTCCCCAACATGTGATCCAGCGCGGCAATGACCGTCAGCCGTGTTTCTTCCAGGGAGTCGACTATGTCCGCTATATGGGCGAGTTGAAAGAACTCTCCGTCCGTAGCGGATGCGTTATCCACGCTTACGTGCTGATGACGAATCACGTGCATCTGCTCCTGACGCCGTCGCAAGTGGGGCAGGTGAGTGCGTTGATGCAAGCGTTAGGACGTCGCTATGTGCGTTATGTAAATGACCGCTATGGCCGCACAGGCACGCTCTGGGAGGGGCGCTACAAATCTTGCCCGGTCGACAACGAAACGTACGTACTGAGTTGCTATCGATACATCGAACTCAACCCGGTGCGTGCGGCCATGGTCGCCGCACCCGGGGACTATCGATGGTCAAGCGTTAGATCGAATGCCGAAGGGGTGCATGACGCACTGATCAGGCCGCATCCGTCCTACCTGGGATTGAGTCTGGACGACGACTCCCGACGGAAGGTCTATCGCGAACTTGTAGGAAGTTCGATCACTGCGGAAGAACTGCAGCTGATTCGTCTACGGCTTCAGCGCCAGCATGCGTTGGGCTCCGATCGATTTCGCGAAATGATTGAAGCCCAACTGCAGCGGCTAGCGGGGCCGGCGAAGATCGGTCGGCCGCGCAAGGTGTGTGCGTCCAAGGAGGATGGGGTGGAAAATTCATTCTGA